In the Brachyhypopomus gauderio isolate BG-103 chromosome 4, BGAUD_0.2, whole genome shotgun sequence genome, one interval contains:
- the LOC143511702 gene encoding zinc finger protein 335-like — protein sequence MRISVVALVVLGTCALSVWSRAVPKRSVSVTFPGDIIRNMTDTELAKDYLKRYGYMETQDKSGLQAAVSTSKALKQLQNQLGLAETGTLDKATVSAMKQPRCGVPDVRNYQTFAGDLKWDHNDITYRILNYSPDMEVPLIDDAFARAFKVWSDVTPLTFTRLYDDIADIMISFGKADHGDPYPFDGKDGLLAHAYPPGEGIQGDAHFDDDEYWTLGKGRDIMTRYGNAEGAICHFPFLFEGKSYSTCITEGRSDGLPWCATTANYDKDKIFGFCPSELLFTIDGNSDGAACVFPFVFEGKTYSSCTTEGRNDEYRWCATTANFDTDKKYGFCPNRDTAVIGGNSEGEPCQFPFTFLGNTYTSCTSDGRSDGKLWCATTSSFDKDTKWGFCPDNGYSLFLVAAHEFGHALGLDHSKVQDALMFPMYKYVADFSLNKDDIDGIHSLYGRKTGPDPTPPMSSTTTSSPDIIPDPTDEMPEPTDPVITPVDPSVDACQLDKFDSITEIQGVLHFFKDGYYWKSSKNAKEKHQGPFLVSERWPALPAKIDTAFEDQLTKNIYFFADTQFWVYSGKQVVGPRKIQKLGLPSDLQNVEGAVQKGKSKVLLFNGDNFWRLDVKTQQIDKGYPRPTGDVFGGVPVDSHDVFIYKGHFYFCREKFYWRMNSRRQVDRVGYVKYDLLTCMDSEEIEVESSSDVGHSGMEEPSESGMGMESSEAMSADSSDTATMPAQAPESDCHVGQSSEGLVVFIPETSSSTDVRGVHLPDSSSVAQSTSVSSVSTVTQSVLVSESAQVLVHSSAVSEGGMIVSDSTASTSSDLGSAIDKIIESTIGPDIMNGCIAVTSAEAGSAETTQYLILQGPDDGAPMVAQMSSSALSSRIAIETLADGPTSTCLDQADLSESLQGNVEPDQPDQPGHSGYPEHEDGSSSSSSSGIRPDQPERSRYVECSEGGDDPDQTGEAHYIEFPGPEPDQAPRQSRFAGYADDDPVVTLRGYAAECSGSPRSPRPRYLVECSDGCLVEGRRSQYIDSSSADDGEPGRVSASERACGAGEGPADGGNSRVPDQMECSESQAGPYISSSGTYSSNPDPEAAGRWSPEPGGSAGPGEDDAVVVESGVAAGPGERAPDLAELEEMMEVVIVQQFKCKMCPYKSVSKDTLINHMRDKHFKPAGEPPKKRGRGRPRKSETLARQLAEVKKEEPQEEEEDDIMDAGAIDDPEEDSDYNPADEQLRPRTSVHRPAPPSCSSSSSSTSRKRPRRMVGPPRKFLYPQSYTAVTPVSQMSNTVESQAPEEATSSGQESGTASITNGCAVEPGVSQSDSENKDPSSNTGPDDDEFFPRKRGRPSKRFLRKKYKKFLNRNKYYKSLKPLLRPHNCWICGSRFLSQEDLRFHVDSHEGNDPERFKCLKCSYRCKRWSSLKEHMFNHQGTKPYKCEVCDYSSVYRKDVIRHSAVHSKDKRRKSDVIPKVSEFPCPICHRVYPMQKRLTQHLKTHSTEKPHMCDKCGKSFKKRYTFKMHLLTHIQNCGNSMFKCEFCEITCTDKKQLLNHQLSHTNDKPFKCDYCKYSTSKEDFLVSHIAIKHTGEKPFSCDMCHFMTKHRKNLRLHMQCRHPEAFEEWNQAHPEESVRRRRRPFFTLQQIEELKQQHESQALEGAIVSETLDLQTIESLGNASVSQDALGNTTIIYEQAQSSDLSAQNALDLLLNVSNARELVGNSLQVAVLKSDGKALDAGSWPTAGQGAQSSSAQPQKVVTFHVSENGETTLVREAFETAEGAAAEEGAEGEGGQEFTQIAISAYENGGEFSVVEQAAEEIHCTGSAYSVEENSADPLTTEASADSSDAPAPLKSHKDKFYLSSSLADGVLQQVELSSESPASPTQSSSSQSQQPNAKRFSCRVCMESFHGRSDMENHKRAHVDPNTFKCPDCDFTAPSWPEVKTHMALHAYLRPHKCPHCSFASKNKKDLRRHMMTHTNEKPFSCEVCGQRFNRNGHLKFHMERLHTQGPPPRKPRTPSSQHTIIVNSDEEALATLQTLQAGQTVISPERLQQALGQEHIIVAQEQALSDQEEATYIQQITTVDGQTVQHLMTADNQVTEVQYIISQDGVQHLIPQEYVVVSNGNHIQMEDGQIAHIQYEHDGSFLQEQQIALSHDGQIQYFPISTEQQIVNPEDLEAAAHSAVTAVADAAMAQAQTVYATEATPEQLEQMQQQGIQYDVITFTEEYPNLRLFLSGVTPAKAQLNVQLSSEVLLTFEFYPYFNSFVKYCCKFILSECIMFVNNKGYAHSAFKGRMESHEYPGRLNIRIWNLYAVDTGKYRCAVYGTQNPIYKDFLVNVVDRNTELKSLPILQSTLSTSVTSVHHILQKHHKEISQSWRLKVILGTMSGVIIIISIILGMVYHKRKTEGKCGRFSSAPDIVQPSEEVNGIIYTTVDFKHFEETSELYGNLCSSGAVRPDSDNTLNKQESVVYSTVILR from the exons TTATTGATGATGCCTTTGCCAGAGCCTTCAAGGTGTGGAGTGATGTGACTCCTCTAACTTTTACCCGTCTCTATGATGACATTGCCGATATCATGATCTCATTTGGAAAAGCTG ATCATGGAGACCCCTATCCATTTGATGGGAAAGATGGTCTGCTGGCTCATGCTTATCCCCCAGGTGAGGGTATACAGGGAGATGCCCATTTTGATGATGATGAATACTGGACCCTTGGCAAAGGACGAG ATATTATGACTCGTTATGGCAATGCAGAAGGTGCCATATGTCACTTCCCTTTCCTTTTTGAGGGGAAGTCCTACTCCACCTGCATCACCGAAGGCCGCAGTGATGGCTTGCCATGGTGTGCCACCACTGCCAACTATGACAAAGACAAGATATTTGGTTTCTGTCCTAGTGAGC TTTTGTTCACGATTGATGGGAACAGTGACGGTGCAGCGTGTGTCTTCCCATTCGTGTTTGAGGGGAAAACATATAGTAGCTGCACCACTGAAGGACGTAATGATGAGTATCGGTGGTGTGCTACTACTGCCAACTTTGACACCGACAAAAAATATGGATTCTGTCCTAACCGGG ATACTGCTGTGATTGGTGGCAACTCTGAGGGCGAGCCATGCCAGTTCCCTTTCACCTTCTTGGGGAACACATACACTTCCTGCACCAGTGACGGTCGCAGTGATGGAAAACTGTGGTGTGCCACAACCAGCAGCTTTGACAAAGACACAAAATGGGGATTTTGCCCAGATAATG GATACAGTCTGTTCCTGGTGGCAGCCCACGAGTTTGGCCATGCTCTTGGTCTGGATCATTCCAAAGTTCAGGATGCCTTGATGTTTCCCATGTACAAATATGTAGCAGATTTCTCTTTGAATAAAGATGACATTGATGGCATCCACTCTCTTTATG GACGCAAAACAGGCCCTGATCCCACTCCTCCCATGTCCTCAACCACTACATCATCCCCGGACATTATTCCTGACCCAACAGATGAAATGCCAGAGCCCACTGACCCTGTGATCACGCCCGTGGACCCCTCAGTGGATGCATGCCAATTGGACAAATTTGACTCAATCACTGAGATCCAGGGAGTTCTTCATTTCTTCAAAGATGG GTACTACTGGAAGTCATCAAAAAATGCTAAAGAGAAGCACCAAGGCCCTTTCCTGGTCTCTGAGAGATGGCCTGCTCTGCCAGCCAAGATTGACACTGCTTTTGAGGACCAACTCACCAAAAATATCTACTTCTTTGCAG ACACTCAGTTCTGGGTGTACAGTGGAAAGCAAGTAGTGGGGCCAAGAAAAATTCAGAAACTTGGCTTGCCTAGCGACTTGCAGAATGTGGAGGGAGCCGTGCAGAAGGGAAAATCCAAGGTGCTCCTGTTTAATGGGGACAATTTCTGGAG GCTGGACGTGAAAACTCAGCAGATAGATAAGGGATACCCTCGGCCCACCGGTGACGTCTTTGGTGGGGTTCCAGTGGATTCCCATGATGTATTCATCTACAAGG GACACTTCTACTTCTGCCGAGAAAAGTTTTACTGGAGAATGAACAGCAGGCGGCAGGTGGACAGAGTTGGATATGTGAAATATGACCTCCTGACTTGT ATGGATTCAGAGGAGATTGAAGTGGAGAGCAGCAGTGATGTGGGTCATTCGGGGATGGAGGAACCATCTGAGAGCGGCATGGGCATGGAGTCATCAGAGGCCATGTCTGCCGACAGCAGTGACACGGCAACCATGCCAGCCCAGGCCCCAGAGTCCGACTGCCACGTTGGACAGAGCTCAGAAGGCCTTGTG GTCTTTATCCCTGAAACAAGCTCCAGTACAGATGTGCGTGGGGTCCACCTTCCAGATTCGTCTTCTGTTGCCCAGTCAACCAGTGTCTCCAGCGTCTCCACTGTGACCCAGTCTGTCTTGGTGTCTGAGTCTGCTCAGGTCCTAGTGCACTCCAGCGCCGTTTCTGAGGGAGGGATGATTGTTTCTGACTCAACAGCCTCCACCTCTTCAGACCTGGGCTCTGCCATTGACAAGATAATCGAGTCCACCATTGGGCCTGACATAATGAATG GGTGTATTGCAGTTACAAGTGCAGAAGCTGGCAGCGCAGAGACCACACAGTATTTGATCCTGCAGGGACCGGATGATG GAGCACCGATGGTCGCCCAGATGTCTTCCTCAGCATTGTCTAGCCGCATTGCCATCGAGACCTTGGCCGAcgggcccacctccacctgcctggATCAGGCGGACCTGTCAGAGAGCCTACAAGGCAATGTGGAGCCTGACCAGCCTGACCAGCCGGGACACTCCGGCTACCCGGAGCACGAGGATGgaagcagcagcagtagtagtagcgGCATCCGGCCGGACCAGCCGGAGCGTTCACGCTACGTGGAGTGCAGCGAAGGCGGGGACGACCCGGACCAGACGGGCGAGGCGCACTACATCGAGTTCCCCGGACCGGAGCCAGACCAGGCCCCACGCCAGTCCCGCTTCGCCGGCTACGCCGACGACGACCCGGTGGTCACGCTGCGCGGGTATGCAGCCGAGTGCAGCGGCAGCCCCCGCAGTCCCCGCCCGCGCTACTTGGTGGAGTGCAGCGATGGCTGCCTGGTGGAGGGCCGCCGCTCACAGTACATCGACAGCAGCAGCGCGGATGACGGCGAGCCCGGCCGCGTCTCCGCCTCGGAGCGGGCTTGCGGCGCGGGGGAGGGGCCGGCGGACGGCGGCAACTCTCGTGTTCCTGACCAGATGGAGTGCAGCGAGAGCCAGGCGGGGCCGTACATCAGTAGCAGCGGGACGTACTCCTCCAACCCTGATCCCGAGGCAGCGGGGCGCTGGTCGCCCGAGCCTGGGGGGTCGGCAGGACCCGGGGAGGATGATGCTGTCGTGGTAGAGTCCGGTGTGGCAGCGGGGCCCGGGGAAAGGGCGCCGGACCTGGCCGAGCtcgaggagatgatggaggtgGTCATTGTGCAGCAGTTCAAATGCAAGATGTGCCCATATAAAAGTGTATCCAAAGACACGCTTATCAATCACATGAGAGACAAGCACTTTAAGCCTGCAG GCGAACCCCCCAAAAAACGAGGTCGGGGCCGACCCAGGAAATCGGAGACGCTGGCCCGACAGCTGGCCGAAGTGAAGAAAGAAGAGccacaagaagaagaagaagatgacaTCATGGATGCTGGTGCCATCGACGATCCTGAAG AGGACAGTGACTATAACCCAGCAGATGAGCAGCTGAGGCCCAGAACATCTGTACATAGGccagctcctccctcctgctcttcctcttcctcctctaccTCACGGAAACGGCCTCGCAGGATGGTGGGCCCACCCCGCAAATTTCTCTATCCCCAGAGTTACACAG CAGTGACACCTGTCTCTCAAATGAGCAATACAGTGGAGTCTCAGGCTCCTGAGGAGGCCACTTCCTCTGGGCAGGAGAGTGGAACTGCTTCAATAACCAATGGATGTGCTGTGGAACCAGGtgtcagccaatcagattcAGAGAACAAAGATCCATCTTCAAACACAGGCCCAGATGATGATGAATTTTTTCCAAGGAAGAGGGGACGACCATCAAAACGTTTCCTAcgcaaaaaatataaaaagttcCTAAACCGGAA CAAGTACTACAAATCCCTCAAGCCTCTGCTAAGACCTCATAATTGTTGGATCTGTGGATCACGCTTCCTATCTCAGGAAGACCTCAGATTCCATGTGGATTCTCATGAGGGTAACGACCCAGAGCGCTTTAAGTGCCTGAAGTGCAGCTACCGCTGCAAACGTTGGTCTTCCCTCAAG GAGCATATGTTCAACCATCAGGGCACCAAGCCGTATAAGTGTGAAGTCTGTGATTACTCAAGTGTCTACAGGAAGGATGTGATCCGACATTCTGCGGTTCACAGCAAAGACAA GAGAAGGAAGTCCGATGTG ATTCCGAAAGTGTCCGAGTTCCCGTGTCCGATCTGCCACCGCGTCTACCCCATGCAGAAGCGCCTCACACAGCACTTGAAGACACACAGTACGGAGAAACCTCACATGTGTGACAAG TGTGGGAAATCCTTCAAGAAACGCTACACATTCAAGATGCATCTTCTCACACATATCCAAAACTGTGGCAATAGCAT GTTTAAGTGCGAGTTTTGTGAGATCACATGCACTGATAAGAAGCAACTCCTGAACCATCAACTGTCACATACCAACGATAAGCCATTTAAATGTGACTACTGCAAGTACTCTACAAGCAAAGAGGACTTCCTGGTGTCTCACATAGCAATCAAACACACTG GTGAGAAGCCCTTCTCCTGCGACATGTGCCACTTCATGACCAAGCACAGGAAGAACCTGCGGCTTCACATGCAGTGTCGGCACCCGGAGGCCTTTGAGGAGTGGAACCAGGCTCATCCCGAGGAGTCCGTGCGTCGGCGCCGGAGGCCGTTCTTCACCCTGCAGCAGATCGAGGAGCTCAAGCAGCAGCACGAGAGCCAGGCCCTGGAGGGAGCCATC GTCTCGGAGACTTTGGATCTGCAAACCATCGAGTCTTTGGGGAATGCCTCCGTGTCCCAGGATGCACTGgggaacaccaccatcatctacgagcaag CGCAGTCATCAGACCTGTCTGCCCAGAACGCACTGGACTTGCTCCTGAACGTGAGCAATGCCCGAGAGTTAGTAGGAAACTCCCTACAG GTGGCTGTGTTGAAGTCAGACGGCAAGGCCCTGGATGCTGGCTCATGGCCCACAGCAGGGCAGGGGGCTCAGAGCTCGTCTGCGCAGCCACAGAAGGTGGTCACGTTCCACGTGTCTGAGAACGGCGAGACGACGCTTGTTCGGGAGGCGTTTGAGACGGCGGAGGGGGCTGCGGCCGAGGAGGGGGCGGAAGGCGAGGGAGGCCAGGAGTTCACGCAGATTGCCATCAGTGCCTACGAGAATGGCGGCGAGTTTAGCGTGGTGGAGCAGGCGGCCGAGGAGATCCACTGTACAGGATCTGCATACAG TGTGGAGGAGAACTCGGCTGACCCTCTGACCACGGAGGCGAGCGCTGATTCCTCAGACGCCCCCGCTCCTCTGAAGAGCCACAAAGACAAGTTCTACTTGAGCTCCAGCTTGGCTGATGGAGTGctgcagcaggtggag CTGAGCAGCGAGAGCCCGGCTTCTCCCACACAAAGCTCCTCCTCCCAGTCCCAGCAGCCAAACGCCAAGCGCTTCTCTTGCCGCGTCTGCATGGAGTCCTTCCACGGCCGCTCTGACATGGAGAACCACAAGAGGGCGCACGTGGACCCCAACACATTCAAATGTCCTGACTGCGACTTCACCGCTCCCTCTTGGCCCGAAGTCAAA ACTCACATGGCTTTGCACGCATATCTCCGGCCTCACAAGTGTCCACACTGCAGCTTTGCTTCCAAGAACAAGAAGGACCTGCGACGCCATATGATGACCCACACCAACGAGAAGCCTTTCTCGTGTGAAgtctgtggtcagag GTTTAATCGGAACGGCCATTTGAAGTTCCACATGGAGAGGCTGCACACGCAGGGCCCACCTCCACGCAAGCCTCGCACCCCCAGCTCCCAGCACACCATCATAGTGAACAGTGACGAGGAAGCCCTGGCCACGCTGCAGA cCTTGCAGGCAGGTCAGACAGTGATCAGTCCAGAACGATTGCAGCAGGCATTGGGCCAGGAGCACATAATAGTAGCACAGGAACAGGCTCTGTCTGACCAG GAGGAGGCTACATACATTCAGCAGATCACCACAGTAGATGGCCAGACTGTCCAGCATTTGATGACCGCCGATAACCAGGTGACAGAG GTCCAGTATATTATATCGCAGGATGGCGTTCAGCACTTGATCCCGCAGGAGTACGTCGTAGTGTCCAATGGTAACCACATTCAG ATGGAGGATGGTCAGATTGCTCATATTCAGTATGAGCACGACGGTTCCTTCCTGCAAGAGCAGCAG aTTGCTCTGAGTCATGATGGACAAATCCAGTATTTCCCCATCAGCACTGAGCAGCAGATCGTGAACCCAGAGGACTTGGAGGCTGCCGCCCATTCCGCCGTCACCG ctGTGGCCGATGCAGCCATGGCCCAGGCTCAGACGGTCTATGCCACTGAGGCCACCCCGGAACAGCTGGAGCAGATGCAGCAGCAGGGTATCCAGTATGACGTCATCACCTTCACAGAGGAAT ATCCTAATCTGCGCCTGTTCCTTTCAGGTGTGACGCCAGCAAAAGCACAATTAAATGTGCAGCTGTCGAGTGAAGTGCTTCTGACTTTTGAGTTTTATCCATACTTCAATTCATTTGTTAAATATTGCTGTAAGTTTATTCTGTCTGAATGCATAATGTTTGTGAACAACAAAGGATATGCCCACAGTGCCTTCAAAGGCAGAATGGAGTCTCATGAATACCCTGGAAGGTTGAATATAAGAATCTGGAATCTGTATGCAGTCGATACTGGAAAGTACAGATGTGCTGTCTATGGGACACAAAACCCCATATACAAAGATTTTTTGGTAAATGTAGTTG ACAGAAACACAGAGTTGAAATCGTTGCCCATTTTACAATCTACTCTCTCAACATCTGTTACATCAGTGCATCACATCTTACAGAAACACCATAAGGAGATCAG TCAATCATGGAGGTTGAAGGTCATACTAGGGACAATGTCTGGCGTTATAATCATTATCTCCATCATACTCGGCATGGTTTATCACAAAAGGAAAACTGAAG GTAAATGTGGAAGATTTTCCAGTGCACCCGACATTGTCCAA CCTTCTGAAGAGGTCAATGGCATTATCTATACTACAGTGGACTTCAAGCACTTTGAAGAAACATCGGAGCTATATGGCAACTTGTGCAGCTCAGGAGCTGTCAGACCTGATTCAGACAACACACTGAATAAACAGGAGAGTGTAGTGTACTCTACTGTCATTTTACGATAA